The Candidatus Neomarinimicrobiota bacterium genome window below encodes:
- the hflK gene encoding FtsH protease activity modulator HflK, whose product MARKIMVGDQEITIPTFNIGGLAILLLVVGAWFVLSAFFIVGPDEEGVVRRFGKWVRTEPSGLHFKFPYPIEKVDLPKVTQVQQISVGRILKEAKMLTGDENILLVEVRVQYKIKDAAQYLFNVRNVEELIKDATESALRQTIGSHPIDDPLTEKKAEIMDEIQLLLQQMLDDYKCGIDIRQVQLQDVNPPQEVDFAFKDVQSAKEEKEQLINQALGYQNDLIPKARGEAVTMIREAEGYREERVKRAEGDASRFLSVLAEYRKAKNVTEKRLYLETMEQILPGIDKVILDEEAGNLLNILPLGNLGGVMKTGVKK is encoded by the coding sequence ATGGCAAGAAAGATAATGGTGGGTGATCAAGAGATCACAATACCAACGTTCAACATTGGTGGACTTGCAATCCTGCTATTAGTCGTAGGTGCCTGGTTTGTCTTGAGCGCCTTTTTTATAGTGGGCCCAGATGAAGAAGGCGTCGTCCGCCGTTTCGGCAAATGGGTGAGGACAGAGCCCAGCGGTCTTCACTTCAAATTCCCTTATCCCATTGAAAAAGTTGACCTGCCCAAAGTGACGCAGGTACAACAGATTTCTGTCGGCAGAATTCTCAAGGAAGCGAAAATGCTGACAGGGGATGAAAATATCCTCCTTGTAGAGGTGAGAGTTCAGTACAAGATCAAGGATGCGGCCCAGTATCTGTTCAATGTCCGAAACGTAGAAGAGCTCATCAAGGATGCTACTGAATCAGCTTTGCGGCAAACCATAGGATCTCACCCCATCGATGACCCTCTCACTGAAAAGAAGGCAGAGATCATGGATGAGATTCAGTTGTTGCTGCAACAAATGCTGGATGATTACAAATGCGGCATTGATATTCGGCAGGTTCAGCTTCAGGATGTAAATCCTCCCCAGGAAGTGGATTTTGCTTTTAAGGATGTTCAGAGCGCCAAGGAGGAGAAAGAGCAGCTCATTAACCAGGCCCTTGGTTATCAGAATGACCTTATCCCGAAAGCTCGGGGTGAAGCGGTGACAATGATCCGAGAGGCGGAAGGTTACAGGGAAGAGCGTGTCAAAAGAGCGGAAGGTGATGCGTCAAGATTCCTTTCTGTTCTTGCTGAATACCGCAAAGCGAAAAATGTGACGGAAAAAAGGCTTTATCTCGAAACCATGGAGCAAATTCTTCCGGGTATTGATAAAGTTATCCTCGACGAAGAGGCTGGGAATCTATTAAATATATTGCCATTGGGAAATCTTGGTGGTGTAATGAAAACGGGGGTGAAAAAATGA